The Sparus aurata chromosome 10, fSpaAur1.1, whole genome shotgun sequence genome includes the window gtcactcaGGTCTGTAAAAACCTCGGCTGTGTTGAGGTGAGAAGCTCTCGCCCACGTAGGTAATCACCCATGACGGTACCGGACACTGGGAGCATGTTGCCTGTCGAGCCGGGACACGTTGGGGATTTGACACCACTGGAGTTGTTGTAACCAGTGGTGGAGGAAACACACCACTGTCTCACTAAAGCACCAGCACTACAATGTATATGTAGCtcctgagctaactgagctgacaAGCTAACGGTAGCTGAAGCCATGGATGTATATAAAGAATAGatgtagcagcagttagcggttactcctCTGATACGCTGCTCGTTTGTTGGGATTAATTCAAGGTAGCTAATTCTtacagactgcacctttaaatgaaaCCATGTGAAAAGTTTAGAACATGTGAGTCACACTGTGTGAGGCTACACAACAGCAGctgaatttgtattttgtaaactgatccagtttctttttttaaagaatgttaACAATCATTGATGGAATGGAACACAGTATATTTACTCTCGTTCCACTCAGATACATTAAGAGGCAAACAATGTTCTTTAGTCACAAGTTGCTCAGAGCATCATTTATTTCTATTGACACCACTGTTGGAATATAAACAACAGACATAAGTGATAAAagtcacagacacagttgagTATTACCTCACTCACCTGAGAACAGATGTGCTGTTGGCTGCGCTTCAAATCGAGCTCATTAACCAGGCGGTCGAGACTCAACCGCTTCGACAAGTCAGCATTTTCCAGATGAGTCGGGGTCAGAATCCAAAATGTGTTGCAAGAGAATCGGCCCTTAAAAACAGCTGAACGCACATTCCTCACAAACACTGACTGCGTATCAGCATGTGTGGTAAGTCAAATATAAGACCCACAGCTCTTTATCTTGTTCTgctgaaaaaagtcaaaaaacgtttttatataatttatagATTAGATAGAACCATAAATCACTGAAcgacaaaacattttcattatctaGGTTTATTTTCAAGGCCAAGAACAGACATTATCACATTATACAGTGTTAAGAACAATATTAcagtaataaatacattatacACCAGGAGAGAGTTGACGCACAGGCACTAGTTACACGTAAGCAGGCACTAGCTTGATTTTACAGTATCATACAAACTGTAGCGTGCCTGAGCTTTCTTGTTCTGCTCTTTATTCTTCCAGACTCTGGCGGTGTCGTGGAGCCCCGCACAGCGTGAGGAGTTCACTCTCAGAACACAGCTACCATAAAGAACCAGGGATTTCCAGCCTGTTAGAGGCTAATTCAAGTCTTTTTCTTGTCGTCATCATCAGAGAGTGGAAATGTAACATGGACGTCGTGctttgtattcatttattgCATAAGAAATGTATAACAGTAGTGTTGTTCTCTTAATTAGGACTTCTAAACTGATTCCACAagtcttgtgtttttaaaaagcatcacTAAAATATTCAGAGAGAAATGCTGGCTAGAAGGAGCTGTTGTGCTGTAACACTATCAGAAACCAGCGCGCTGAGCTGGAACACTGAAGCTACACTGGCCGTCTGTATGTTACGTCTGTGGTGCTGAGTGTTCTGTAACACAGCGGAATGACAGGAGAATAAATACAAGGCACCAACTACTCAGCAGATTCTTGATTAGTTGgtgagtgttgtgtgttttgtttgtgttctgacTTCTGTTTAGCGTCAAAAATGGACCTTGGAACTACTTCTGCTTCACATTACTGTTACCTTGATAGCAAACGCAGCGTTTTGATTCGCAGGTTGTACAGAGATTGTTATCATGCCTAtgatgatgaaagaaaaaaaacatttatatggCTTAAACACAGACTTACAGACACTTACCACACAAAAATAGAAGCCATGCATGAATAAAGTGCTCCGTTGCAAATGTATCTCTGTCAAGGAGCTGGTTACAGATCAGCTCCAACCAGCTGGTGTAGCTTTAAATATCAAACTGCTGTCAGGAGTGAGTCACACTGCAGGATATCCACTGAGCACAAGTTAAACATGTGAATCCCTACAAATGAAACACATCAGGACGTCTGGGATAAGATGCATCACTTCTCCAGCTTCAAGCTGATGTGTATTGTGGTGAAACATCACGGCTCTGCgaaaaaaattgaaaactgGCGCCCCCGTCAGGCGGCTGGGTTCTCCTCCACTGTACAGCTGGACAAAGACAACTAAACCCACTGAAACCAAATAAAACCCTGATACACACACTAACATACAGTCAGCACAGCCTAACAACACGCACccaatatatacacacacgtacGTTTACTACCTGACAGGAAACAACAGACGGTCAGAACCGATGCAGTTTAAATGTCACCTCCGACACAAAGTCTTCtgttttacagtatttacaatGCAGAGTTACATATGCAGCATTAAACAGCAGAGTACGcttttcaatgtgtgtgtgattgtgtgtgtgtgtgtcggtgtgtgcgTGTCGGTGTGTGTTCCTCAGACCTCCACAGCAGGGTCTGAGCCCAGTCCCTGAGACCGCATAGCCTCTTCCTGCTTCATCTTGGGTTTCTCTGTCCGTGTGTGCCACACCAGCACCTgcagaacaagaacaacattAATAGACataaatatatgtttataaATATGCTAAAGTTTGCTGAGAGATATCCTAAAAACAGTCAGACAATTTCAAATTCATTAAAACTCAAAATTCacataaacataaatgaaaaaaatctccaaaGACCATAAAAACCAAAGCTCCTTTTTCcaacttacacacacacacacacacacacacacacacacacacacacacacacacacacacacacacacacacacacacacgtcatcgACATCTTTCACTCATGCgttcacaaacacactcgtACTTTAGAGCAGTTGTCTGCTTTGGGCTCCAGCTCGTCCATAGTAACCAATCCCTTAAGGAAGCTGCTCTCCAGGAAGCCGATTGGTGCCTCTCTGTCAAAACAAGCATCTGGATTGGCCAGGACAAGTTTGAGGGACACGGCGAAGCCAGCCATGTCTATCGGGAAGGGGCGGGTGGGACGCCAGCCGGTGTGGAAGCGAACCACCTTAGAGGAAGCATCAAAAACACTGCATTTTAACGCAAATAATTTCTGAGCATAAAAGTTCAATCTTGACCTTGAGAAATGACTGTTTGATTATTAAATCCTAACACAGGGTCTGTTtacttgtttgttgttgttttttttgtttgtttcttatcttttaacttttgtttttttaatttctaatgATTTATAAAAAAGTCACATAGACTTTTCTGGAGTCACACAAACAACCTTTCCTTCTGCTGTGTGTAATTCAGTCAGtgaattcatgtttttctttgaatcATTCCTTTAATTCCCCAGTGGACAAACCAGAGCATGAACTGCACCCACCTTTCCTCCTTCAACCACAGGCCTCTCATATTTCATCCCTCCAACCAGCCCCACCGGCCACACTGACACTCGCTGGGTGCTCCTCATCTGAAACAAGACACTCGTCAATgtacttttaaaacaaacaccttGTAGAGTTAGTACACCTCCTGCACACTGCACCACCCACCTCTTCAAATATCTGCAGGCTGTATGTGTTATCGTCATCAGCAAAGTAAACAACCCCCTGCTGGTTGTCTCCTCCCGGCTGAGCCCTTCTGTCCTCTCTGAGCCACCGTAGACCCTCGTTCCTCTGCTCCACTCCACGAGGCTTCAGCCAGCTGGGGTCACCCTGAGCAGGAAAGTGAGCATTAAGACTGAAAGCTTCAAaacaatcttttatttgtacttgaagATAAAAATACCTGATAACAAATAAAATCTCCATTTTAGGGGACAAAAACATGGAAGACGGTGTGATTTGACTGACAACCTCCGCCTACCTCCTGCAGCTTGTGGTCCTTGGTGGTGGgcatgtgcaggtgtgtgtaggtCAGCCCACTCTTCACTAGAAGGTCAGTCACCAGTGGCGTCTTGTGTGGCGAGTCCTCCACCACGATCCAGTGGAGCTGAGGAACATGGAGGAACGTCTGCGACAGACGAGTCAGCTCGGCCTTCTGCACCAGCCTGAACAGACAGAAATCAGAGGAATGGTGTCGAGGGTGACAGAGGAGGGTGGAGATAAGCAAGCAGGCAATGAGGAGTGAGGAAATCGGCCTCATCGGCTACCTTGCATATGTTGGGGTGATGACAAAGATGGCAGGCTGGGAAGGTTTGGCCGCCTGTTTCTGGGGTTGTTTGGTCGCCTCAGACTTCCTCATCTGCTCCTGAAGACGGTGCATTTCCCCCCGCAGCCGAGATATGGTACGGTCTTTAGGCATGTCGTGCTCTGTGC containing:
- the b3gat3 gene encoding galactosylgalactosylxylosylprotein 3-beta-glucuronosyltransferase 3, with protein sequence MATRMKLKLKTVFVLYFMVSLLGLVYALMQLGQRCDCTEHDMPKDRTISRLRGEMHRLQEQMRKSEATKQPQKQAAKPSQPAIFVITPTYARLVQKAELTRLSQTFLHVPQLHWIVVEDSPHKTPLVTDLLVKSGLTYTHLHMPTTKDHKLQEGDPSWLKPRGVEQRNEGLRWLREDRRAQPGGDNQQGVVYFADDDNTYSLQIFEEMRSTQRVSVWPVGLVGGMKYERPVVEGGKVVRFHTGWRPTRPFPIDMAGFAVSLKLVLANPDACFDREAPIGFLESSFLKGLVTMDELEPKADNCSKVLVWHTRTEKPKMKQEEAMRSQGLGSDPAVEV